The Mucilaginibacter mallensis genome has a segment encoding these proteins:
- a CDS encoding WG repeat-containing protein: MSISTKRLIKITVLIFVCITNYVIAQPFVPDNTGYVKGAKFLAYTKNKGYSLVGAFKKSMKDSLWYAKVLKDGQWITIDNLGNIAQNTIPTPPIKSVGKEIMGYADEGSGPNDFNPFTYVHPSNIDLKIIQNDNKRGLINTKNNKIIVPAIYDDVRLSNFKFIIVKLNGKWGVISKQGQQIISPKYDEIKSLGVNMAGTKTITADAEIVRIGDKWGLLSEEGKEIFNPQFDKITSSWVINSLLITCLNNKYGLMNKSGKELIKPIYSNIQSFNNNGETIVAINDGSGVTYGLIDSLGNEPIKPIYKRIAFIDKSLVAVYAEDFPNPKLGLSNIDGKVLTPLVYTGISFFKNDLAIVYISIDHHQLMGFINKTGKQVIKPVYQDIEYINGHNGYYKVKLNGKYGIMTIKLDYSVKPIYDEMGEIVLNKLCVKKDGKYGLIDYDGNILLPIKYDYDFSSHDNGLIQTWLNGKKCMIDLYGNEYFN, encoded by the coding sequence ATGAGCATATCTACAAAGAGATTAATAAAAATCACTGTACTTATATTTGTTTGTATAACTAATTATGTAATCGCTCAGCCATTTGTACCCGACAATACCGGTTATGTAAAAGGGGCTAAATTCTTAGCATACACAAAAAATAAAGGATACAGTTTAGTTGGCGCCTTTAAGAAAAGTATGAAGGACTCTTTGTGGTATGCAAAAGTTTTAAAAGATGGACAATGGATTACTATTGACAATCTTGGAAATATAGCACAAAATACAATTCCTACTCCGCCAATTAAAAGTGTTGGAAAAGAAATAATGGGTTATGCTGACGAAGGCTCCGGGCCAAATGATTTTAATCCATTTACATATGTTCATCCGTCAAATATTGATCTTAAGATAATTCAGAATGATAATAAAAGAGGGCTTATAAACACCAAAAACAATAAAATAATAGTTCCGGCAATTTATGATGATGTGCGTCTGTCAAACTTTAAGTTCATTATAGTAAAGTTAAATGGAAAATGGGGGGTAATATCAAAACAGGGGCAACAAATTATTTCACCTAAGTATGATGAAATAAAATCGCTTGGTGTTAATATGGCGGGGACAAAAACCATAACGGCTGATGCAGAAATAGTTAGGATAGGTGATAAGTGGGGGCTTCTGTCTGAGGAAGGGAAAGAGATTTTCAATCCACAATTTGATAAGATAACGAGTTCTTGGGTTATCAATTCTTTACTTATTACCTGTTTAAATAATAAATACGGCCTAATGAATAAAAGTGGGAAAGAGCTTATTAAACCAATTTATAGTAATATCCAGAGCTTTAATAATAATGGAGAAACGATTGTTGCCATCAATGATGGCAGTGGGGTAACTTATGGACTTATTGATAGCTTGGGGAACGAACCTATAAAGCCAATTTATAAACGGATTGCATTTATTGATAAAAGTTTAGTTGCCGTTTATGCGGAGGATTTTCCTAATCCTAAACTAGGATTATCAAATATTGACGGAAAAGTATTAACTCCGCTTGTTTATACAGGGATAAGTTTTTTTAAAAATGATTTAGCGATTGTTTATATAAGTATTGACCATCATCAATTAATGGGCTTTATAAACAAAACGGGAAAACAAGTAATAAAGCCTGTTTACCAGGATATAGAATATATAAATGGTCATAATGGTTATTACAAGGTTAAGTTAAATGGGAAATATGGAATTATGACTATTAAGCTAGATTATAGTGTCAAGCCAATTTATGATGAGATGGGAGAAATAGTCTTAAATAAGTTATGTGTTAAAAAAGATGGTAAATATGGCTTAATTGACTATGATGGCAATATTTTGTTACCTATAAAATACGATTACGACTTTAGCTCCCACGATAATGGATTAATACAAACTTGGCTTAATGGTAAAAAGTGTATGATTGATCTTTATGGAAACGAATATTTTAATTAA
- the gcvT gene encoding glycine cleavage system aminomethyltransferase GcvT, with amino-acid sequence MKNTALTDIHIKAGAKIVPFAGYNMPVQYAGINAEHDTVRKSVGVFDVSHMGEFILKGEHAIDLIQKVSSNDATKLYDGKVQYSCLPNEDGGIVDDLLVYRIDEKTYMLVVNASNIDKDWAWISKYNTWGVDMKNISDRTSLLAIQGPKAAEALQSLTDIDLPSMEYYTFKKGTFAGIDNVVVSATGYTGAGGFEVYFDNDHAEHIWNAIFEAGKPFGIQPIGLGARDTLRLEMGFCLYGNDIDDTTSPLEAGLGWVTKFTKDFVNADALQAQKTQGVSQKLVGFEMIDRGIPRHDYAIVDTEGNTIGKVTSGTQSPSLQKAIGMGYVKNEFAKEGTEIYISIRDNKVRAKVVKPPFYK; translated from the coding sequence ATGAAAAATACCGCTTTAACCGATATACACATTAAAGCAGGCGCCAAAATTGTGCCCTTCGCTGGTTATAACATGCCTGTGCAATATGCCGGGATCAACGCTGAACATGATACCGTACGCAAGTCGGTGGGTGTGTTTGATGTAAGCCACATGGGCGAGTTTATTTTAAAAGGCGAGCATGCTATCGACCTGATACAAAAAGTGAGCAGCAACGATGCTACTAAATTATATGACGGTAAAGTACAATACTCATGCCTGCCAAACGAAGATGGTGGTATTGTTGACGATCTGCTGGTTTATCGCATTGACGAAAAAACCTACATGCTGGTAGTTAATGCTTCCAATATCGATAAGGATTGGGCATGGATATCAAAATACAATACCTGGGGTGTGGATATGAAAAACATATCAGATCGTACTTCGCTGTTAGCTATTCAAGGCCCAAAAGCTGCTGAAGCTTTGCAAAGCCTTACAGATATCGACCTGCCATCAATGGAATATTACACCTTTAAAAAGGGAACATTTGCCGGCATTGATAATGTAGTGGTATCAGCAACCGGCTATACTGGCGCAGGTGGTTTCGAAGTGTATTTTGATAACGATCATGCTGAACATATCTGGAATGCGATTTTTGAAGCAGGTAAGCCATTCGGCATACAGCCAATTGGCTTGGGCGCCCGCGATACCTTACGCTTAGAGATGGGTTTCTGCCTTTATGGTAATGATATTGATGATACCACATCGCCGTTAGAAGCAGGTTTAGGTTGGGTAACCAAATTCACTAAGGATTTTGTTAATGCTGATGCTCTGCAAGCACAAAAAACACAAGGTGTAAGTCAAAAACTGGTAGGTTTTGAAATGATTGACCGCGGCATCCCACGCCATGATTATGCGATAGTTGATACCGAAGGTAATACCATTGGTAAAGTAACTTCGGGCACACAATCACCATCATTGCAAAAAGCAATTGGCATGGGCTATGTAAAAAATGAGTTCGCCAAAGAAGGCACCGAGATCTACATCAGCATAAGAGATAATAAAGTTAGGGCAAAGGTGGTTAAGCCGCCATTCTATAAATAG
- a CDS encoding 2-phosphosulfolactate phosphatase has product MTELNVCLSPSLIPLFEVEDYIVVIIDIFRATSSICYGIDNGAEAIIPVSQVEECVAYQGKYPHYLLAAERDGKVVTGFDFGNSPFSYTEEKVAGKTVVLTTTNGTHALHLSRNAKKVVIGSFLNLTSICNWLKTQNDNILLVCAGWKNNFNLEDTLFAGAVVDQLKGGGFVLDDAAIASNDLYQIAKSDLDTYLKKTSHSERLKKLGIEADIAFCLQVDITTAIPVLEGEKLVKLV; this is encoded by the coding sequence ATGACTGAATTAAACGTTTGCCTTAGCCCTTCGCTCATCCCGCTTTTTGAGGTTGAGGATTATATAGTAGTTATCATAGATATTTTCAGAGCCACATCATCCATTTGCTATGGTATTGATAATGGCGCTGAAGCTATTATCCCTGTATCCCAAGTGGAGGAATGTGTGGCCTACCAGGGAAAATACCCGCATTATTTACTGGCTGCAGAACGCGATGGCAAAGTGGTTACCGGGTTTGATTTTGGTAATTCGCCGTTCTCTTATACTGAGGAAAAGGTTGCCGGCAAAACAGTGGTGCTTACTACTACAAATGGTACGCACGCGCTGCATTTATCAAGAAATGCAAAAAAGGTGGTTATCGGTTCTTTTTTAAACCTTACCTCCATATGCAACTGGTTAAAAACACAGAATGACAACATCCTGCTCGTTTGCGCCGGCTGGAAAAATAACTTTAACCTGGAGGACACCCTATTTGCAGGAGCAGTGGTTGACCAGTTAAAAGGCGGTGGCTTTGTGCTGGATGATGCCGCCATCGCATCTAATGATCTGTACCAGATTGCTAAAAGTGATCTGGATACCTATCTTAAAAAAACATCCCACAGCGAGCGCCTTAAAAAACTAGGTATTGAAGCTGATATAGCATTCTGCTTGCAGGTTGATATTACAACGGCTATCCCGGTTTTAGAGGGTGAGAAATTAGTGAAGTTGGTGTAA
- the rsgA gene encoding ribosome small subunit-dependent GTPase A translates to MQGLITKSTGSWYQVQTNGGQIIDCRIKGKFRTKGIVTTNPIAVGDVVDFEMEPEQETGVITNLQQRKNYIIRKSINLSKQAQIIAANLDQALLVVTLASPRTSLGFIDRFLVTAEAYDIPARLVFNKLDLFSDEGLEILDEYKAVYEKIGYPCYQVSALEGTNIEKVQALLKDKVTLFSGHSGVGKSSLINRLLPDLELRTHQVSDWSDKGMHTTTFAEAFELPQGGFIIDTPGIRELGVIDIEKQELSHFFPEMRQRMHDCRFNNCRHINEPGCAVLEAVENGEIELSRYESYLSIYNGNDTRA, encoded by the coding sequence ATGCAGGGACTCATCACCAAATCAACCGGAAGCTGGTACCAGGTACAAACCAATGGCGGGCAAATAATAGATTGCCGTATAAAAGGAAAGTTCCGTACCAAGGGCATTGTTACCACAAACCCAATAGCCGTAGGCGATGTGGTTGATTTTGAGATGGAACCCGAACAGGAAACCGGGGTGATCACCAACCTGCAACAGCGTAAAAATTACATCATTCGCAAATCTATCAACCTGAGCAAACAGGCGCAGATCATTGCCGCTAACCTCGACCAGGCTTTACTGGTGGTAACTTTAGCTTCGCCGCGTACATCGTTGGGCTTTATCGACAGGTTTTTAGTAACCGCCGAAGCTTATGACATCCCTGCACGGTTGGTTTTTAACAAGCTCGACCTGTTTAGTGATGAAGGCTTAGAGATATTAGACGAATACAAAGCCGTATATGAAAAAATCGGTTACCCTTGCTACCAGGTATCGGCATTGGAAGGGACAAATATTGAAAAAGTACAGGCTTTGTTAAAAGATAAAGTAACGCTGTTCTCGGGGCACTCAGGTGTTGGTAAATCAAGTTTAATTAACCGTTTATTACCTGATCTGGAACTACGTACCCACCAGGTATCCGACTGGAGCGACAAAGGAATGCACACCACCACTTTTGCAGAGGCCTTTGAACTGCCACAAGGCGGCTTCATTATTGATACCCCGGGCATCCGCGAACTGGGTGTTATCGATATAGAAAAACAGGAACTGAGCCATTTCTTCCCCGAGATGCGCCAGCGTATGCATGATTGCCGCTTTAATAACTGCCGCCATATTAATGAACCAGGTTGCGCAGTATTGGAAGCAGTGGAAAATGGCGAGATTGAACTATCCCGTTATGAAAGCTATCTGAGCATTTATAATGGGAATGATACGAGGGCTTAG
- the dtd gene encoding D-aminoacyl-tRNA deacylase: MRAVIQRVTRASCTVDGEVTGQIDAGFLVLLGIEDADTDEDLQWLAQKICGLRVFGDENGLMNKALADIDGNILLISQFTLFAQTKKGNRPSFIRAARPDKAIPLYEQMIKTLSAITGKKTATGIFGADMKIELLNDGPVTIIMDTKDKENH; the protein is encoded by the coding sequence ATGAGAGCAGTAATACAACGCGTTACCCGGGCAAGCTGCACCGTAGATGGCGAAGTTACCGGGCAAATTGATGCAGGTTTTTTGGTTTTGTTAGGGATTGAGGATGCTGATACCGATGAAGACCTGCAATGGTTGGCTCAAAAAATATGCGGACTACGTGTTTTTGGAGATGAAAACGGCTTGATGAACAAAGCATTAGCTGATATTGATGGCAATATTCTGCTGATATCGCAATTCACTTTATTTGCACAAACTAAAAAGGGGAACCGGCCATCATTCATTCGTGCGGCACGGCCCGATAAGGCGATACCGCTATATGAGCAAATGATAAAAACGCTGAGCGCCATCACCGGCAAAAAAACAGCAACCGGTATTTTTGGTGCCGATATGAAAATTGAGCTGCTGAACGACGGCCCGGTTACGATTATAATGGATACTAAGGACAAAGAGAATCACTAA
- a CDS encoding cystathionine gamma-synthase family protein, with product MTAKRGFTTTLLHSDRLGKPEHGAMHKPVHTSVAYGYDDVQDLVDVFQNKTKGYAYSRQGNPTVTALEQKVTQMEKGLSTIAFSTGMAAISATIMALIRKTDHIVASSYLFGNSRSIFQTFIELGLDFTFVDPTDVNNVRDAIKENTKMVFLETIANPATQIADMANIGDLCEEKGLLYIVDNTMTSPYLFNPVDVKATHVINSLTKYIGGHGNALGGSVTDTGLFDWENYPNIYDVFKKGDVKAWGMTQIRKKGLRDAGGTLAPEAAHSISVGSETLALRMERACNNAQNLAEYLDTHPLIKKVYYPGIQTHPQHELATELFKKHGSLLSFEVEESVDCFAFLNKLQLVVKSSNLGDTRTLAIPVAQTIFNELGPEKRAEMGISDFMIRLSIGIEDIEDLLADFKQALE from the coding sequence ATGACTGCTAAAAGAGGCTTTACAACCACCCTATTACATTCCGATCGCCTGGGCAAACCCGAGCATGGCGCTATGCATAAACCCGTTCATACCTCGGTTGCTTATGGTTATGATGATGTGCAGGACCTGGTGGATGTATTCCAGAATAAAACAAAAGGCTACGCATATTCACGCCAGGGAAACCCTACCGTTACCGCTTTAGAGCAAAAGGTAACGCAAATGGAAAAGGGCTTATCTACTATCGCTTTTTCAACCGGTATGGCGGCTATATCAGCTACCATTATGGCGCTGATCAGGAAAACGGATCATATCGTAGCCAGCTCTTATTTGTTCGGCAACTCACGCAGCATTTTCCAAACCTTTATTGAACTAGGGCTCGATTTTACTTTTGTTGACCCAACCGATGTTAATAATGTTCGTGATGCTATAAAAGAAAACACCAAAATGGTGTTCCTGGAAACCATTGCTAACCCTGCTACGCAAATAGCCGACATGGCAAACATAGGCGACCTTTGCGAAGAAAAAGGATTGCTATATATAGTTGATAACACCATGACCTCGCCTTACCTTTTCAACCCGGTTGATGTTAAGGCTACGCATGTGATCAACTCATTAACCAAATACATTGGCGGTCATGGCAACGCACTGGGTGGCAGTGTTACCGATACCGGCTTGTTTGACTGGGAAAACTACCCCAACATTTACGATGTATTTAAAAAGGGTGATGTAAAAGCCTGGGGCATGACCCAAATCCGCAAGAAAGGCTTGCGCGACGCCGGAGGCACATTAGCCCCGGAGGCAGCTCACTCTATATCTGTAGGTTCTGAAACATTGGCCCTGCGTATGGAACGCGCCTGCAATAACGCCCAAAACTTAGCCGAATACCTGGATACGCATCCGCTGATAAAGAAAGTATATTATCCCGGCATACAAACCCACCCGCAACATGAATTAGCTACCGAACTGTTCAAAAAACACGGCAGCTTACTAAGCTTTGAGGTTGAAGAAAGCGTTGATTGCTTTGCCTTTTTAAACAAACTGCAACTGGTAGTAAAGTCAAGTAATCTGGGTGATACCCGCACACTGGCCATCCCCGTTGCGCAAACCATTTTCAATGAACTAGGCCCTGAAAAACGTGCCGAAATGGGTATCTCTGATTTTATGATCCGCCTATCAATTGGTATTGAAGATATTGAAGACCTACTGGCTGATTTTAAGCAAGCGTTGGAATAA
- a CDS encoding DUF4349 domain-containing protein, which translates to MKKLIFIAGLLLLFVACKSKTTDQARLPPPDGKEDKEILVNADPGPKAQEAAPNADVNVDGAVGNDDARVAAGYENAGTNNSIQDTSKKLVKNGDIEFETNNLIATRKKILVSLKKYGGYVEEDNQSTNADENRKQYELKVRIPAKSFDFLLDSVSSTAYKIDTKNISVTDETTKYIDIQTRLNNKKLLEKRYLELLNKSSKISDLLEIQNKLTEIRSDIESTQGQLNYLSKQVAYSSLDITFYTQESAQVDTGNGAVYKFKKAIADGWEILQNLFFGLITLWPLLLVLVIFYWLIKIWRKRRKAG; encoded by the coding sequence ATGAAAAAGCTAATTTTTATTGCTGGATTGCTACTCTTATTTGTTGCCTGTAAAAGCAAAACTACTGATCAGGCCAGGTTGCCACCACCTGATGGTAAGGAGGATAAGGAAATATTGGTAAATGCTGATCCCGGGCCAAAAGCACAGGAGGCTGCTCCAAATGCAGATGTTAATGTTGACGGGGCTGTTGGAAACGATGATGCAAGAGTAGCAGCGGGTTATGAAAATGCAGGCACAAATAATAGTATACAGGATACCTCAAAAAAGTTAGTTAAAAATGGAGATATTGAGTTTGAAACTAACAATTTAATAGCCACGCGTAAAAAGATATTGGTTTCGCTTAAAAAATATGGAGGTTATGTAGAAGAGGATAATCAATCAACTAATGCTGATGAAAACCGTAAACAGTACGAATTAAAAGTACGTATCCCGGCTAAAAGTTTTGATTTTCTCCTGGATTCAGTTTCTTCAACTGCGTATAAAATTGACACTAAAAATATAAGTGTTACTGACGAAACCACTAAGTATATCGACATACAAACACGGTTGAATAATAAAAAGTTGCTTGAGAAACGTTACCTGGAATTGCTAAATAAATCATCAAAAATATCAGACCTGTTAGAGATACAAAATAAACTAACCGAAATACGCAGTGATATTGAATCGACACAAGGGCAGCTTAATTATTTAAGCAAACAGGTTGCTTATAGTTCGCTTGATATCACATTTTATACCCAGGAAAGCGCGCAAGTTGATACGGGTAATGGGGCGGTATACAAATTTAAAAAAGCTATTGCCGACGGTTGGGAAATATTGCAGAATCTGTTTTTCGGTTTAATTACATTATGGCCCTTATTATTAGTCCTTGTGATTTTTTATTGGCTGATAAAAATATGGCGCAAACGCAGAAAAGCAGGTTAA
- a CDS encoding nucleotide pyrophosphohydrolase, which yields MEIKEAQHLVDKWINTTGIRYFNELTNTAILMEEVGEVARIMARQYGEQSFKKSDTEVNLADEMADVLFVLICLANQTGIDLTDALEKNMQKKSIRDADRHRNNEKLKP from the coding sequence ATGGAAATTAAAGAAGCACAGCATCTTGTAGATAAGTGGATTAACACCACAGGCATCCGTTATTTTAACGAACTAACTAACACAGCCATTTTAATGGAAGAAGTTGGGGAGGTTGCCCGTATTATGGCAAGGCAATATGGCGAGCAATCGTTCAAGAAATCGGATACTGAAGTGAATTTGGCTGATGAAATGGCGGATGTGCTTTTTGTGCTGATATGCCTGGCTAATCAAACAGGGATAGACCTGACGGATGCTTTGGAAAAGAACATGCAAAAGAAAAGCATCAGGGATGCTGACAGGCATCGAAACAATGAGAAACTAAAACCATAG